From the Natronoarchaeum philippinense genome, the window TTCTTCACGTTGATCCACATGAACATCGCGATGAAGATCAGGGCGCTAACCATGATCGCTGAACCGAGGCCCATGTTCGACGGGACTCGTTGGAACGCTTCGCGATAGCCGTACACGAGGATCAACTCGTTCTTTCGTGCGGGGCCCCCCTCGTTGAACACGAACGGGACTAGGAACTGCTGGAACGACGCGGCGGCGGTCAGGATCGACGCGAACCAGACCGGGCGCTTGATCGCCGGCAGCGTCACGTGGACGAACCGGTGGAGATAGCCAGCCCCGTCGACCTTCGCGGCGTCGTGGAGCTCGCCGGAAACGTCCTGCAGCGCGCTCACGATGATGATCACCATGAACGGGTACGCCAACCACAACTCGGCGAGGACGTAGCTGGCAAAGGCCATCCAGCGATTGGCCAACCAGAGGATTGGATCCGGACTCCGTCCGAATATCTCCATGATGTTTATATAGAGCGTGTTCGCCAGCCCGAACCGGGCGTTACTGAACACGCTGCGCCACACGGTGACCTTGAAGATCCCCGGGAGGCCAAGCGGAATGATCACGATGGCGCGCATGTACCGCTTGCCCTTGACGCGGTCGTGCGTCAGGACGAGCGCGACGAAGATACTGAACCCG encodes:
- a CDS encoding carbohydrate ABC transporter permease, producing MSLSSDTADSSWLKSRLPSKDDKAGLLALPGLLAYTGFMLFPLFYLVFLSFTNAQGPEDLIRSEWTFVALDNYLTLIQDSQFWQSMGITWLFVFSSVSMKIGFSIFVALVLTHDRVKGKRYMRAIVIIPLGLPGIFKVTVWRSVFSNARFGLANTLYINIMEIFGRSPDPILWLANRWMAFASYVLAELWLAYPFMVIIIVSALQDVSGELHDAAKVDGAGYLHRFVHVTLPAIKRPVWFASILTAAASFQQFLVPFVFNEGGPARKNELILVYGYREAFQRVPSNMGLGSAIMVSALIFIAMFMWINVKKGRLADGVQNA